Part of the Corticium candelabrum chromosome 15, ooCorCand1.1, whole genome shotgun sequence genome, CTGAGGCCCCTTGTGCCGGTCAGGTACTGAGGGCTTCTGTTCGACTGGAGCTACAATGTAGGGTAAAGCTCTGCCATGAATGGAATATGTGTGCGTGGTTGAACTTGAGATCTAGCTCGGTTATACGGGTCGCACTGTATGAGTATACGGGACTTGTTTGAACATATATTATAgggttgtttggtagactgacTTCTACACATTGTCAAACCGTCTCTATAGTTCACTGAAACAGAACAGTCAATAGTAACTAACAAGAATCAATGGAAACAGACATTATAAACTATacgtatgtgtatgtatgtatgtatgtatgtatgtatgtatgtatgtatgtatgtatgtatgtatgtatgtatgtatgtatgtatgtatatatacctTGTCAGCTTCTTCCTGGACAAGAATGCTTTCAATACAACTGACTTAGATGACATCACCAACAGTCCTTATGTCTGCATTCTAGGTGAGAACCACGCTAGGAACATATTGCCCAAGTATCTTGGAAGTGACAGGATCCCACCCAATCTCACAAATGCTTCGCAACGTCAAATCCAATCAAGAATtgattctcatctgttgtcaaATCTGAAAGAGAGTTTCAGTCTTCGAGATCAAGCACGTACTAATACCATCTCTACACCTCATGCAGGGGCGTGGTTAAGGGCAATCCCTAACCCAAAGCTCGGCCTGGCCATGCTCCGACATGAATATATTTTAGCATGTAGATACTGGCTTGGAATCTCTATCTTTTCTGACAgtcaacaagcagcaagatgTCCATGCGGACATGCCAGGGATtgttttggtgaccatgtcCTTGGCTGTGGGCATGGACCTCTTCGAACAAAACGCCATAATGCAATCAGCGAGGTTATCtggcatgcactgcttgttgaCAACAGAGATTCCAAACAAAAGTGCGGAGGGAAAGCAATAATGGACCTGGTGATGTGTTTCACCCAGATTTCCTGGAGGGCCGTCCCGCATTCTTTGATGTGTCAGTGAGGAATTCTAGGCAACCATCCTATGTCTCCAAGGCAGCCATAAAACCAGATGCCGCAGCAGAAGCTGgtgaaatagagaaagacgAAAAGCATGACAGGGTGGTTACTCAAGCAGGTGGTCATTTCTACCCGCTCATTGTAGAAACTTTAGGACACTGGTCTCCCTCAATTCTAGAGACGCTGAAGACCATAGCCTCAAAAGCTTCATTAATGAACAGCATACCCTTCtctcagacatactcaaatttgatggaatagttgtccgtgagactgtggcagtataatgccaagcTATTATATAGTAGAGTGAACctggactttgatgacttgtggGATTTTCCTGTTACTGTAATGTAGCTATGTTTAAGGACTGGTGGGTAgggtagtttggggtagtctggggcagtttggggtagtttgcatataagaagaatatatatatatatatatatatatatatatatatatatatatatatatatatatatatatatatatatatatgtatagcaGTCATCAGAAcgtcagacaatttagaacaaCTCATTGTTATCTGTCAGCACTTTCTTCACCCACGGTGTTTCTTCTTTCAACGTTCCGTCATTTAGATTTGTTTGGATCTTCATTGCCGTTGCTTCTGcagatcgttcatcatcaggtCTGCACCTGCGCTCACCTTCACGTCGCACGCAGATTCCTTCGTGATTCACAATGCGAACTTGACATTTCTCAGCCGGTAGTTGAATTGACTTACTCTGTGGCAGCCAGAATGCCAAGGCAACATGTTGATAGTACTGTTTGCGAAAGTTTCTTTGTCTACCATTGCAATAAAAATTGAGATGATCCGTGGAAGACCTCATTTTTACCGTACTTGATGGTAAACCTCGCCTTTGGTCGTATTGCACAGAGAACTGCTGGTACTCATGACACTCTGGAGGAATCATAAGCAAGTCTGGCCACGCTGCAGTCTTGTATTCTGGTGTAGCAACAATAACGTTGTGTTGTACTTCAAACTGGTACGCTAGAGTGCCACCATTCATGAATAAGAGTTGATCTATCGACACTTTCATGCACTTAGCGTAGGCTGCCATCATGTCATCAAAAGTTACTTTGCAGCAATACTGCCCATAGCGAGAAGTACAAGAAAACATACCAGAATTGCCAAACCCGGCGACCTTCCACGTGTCTTGATTGTCCCCACTTCCTTCTTCTTTCCAATCATATTCCTGACTACGTacattgatgacgtcatcatatGGCAGAAACACGTGCCACCACGACAAAGGACCGACGTTTTCCAGATAGTATGGGACCCGAGATGGTTCAAAACCAATACGCAAAGACTGTTTCGGACATCCAACAAATTCCAAGCTTAAATCGAAACCGTCAGACTGTACAATGGTTTCTAGGTTGTCCTCGTGAGTACAGTGACAAAGCTCTTCTACTTTCCATTCATAGAACGCTCCCCAGCCAGGTCTCCGGTTCGGAGCATCTTTAGCCCACGGTGCTTCGTACATGAGTTGATCTTCCGGTTTTGGATTATTGTAACATTGCCGCGGCATCTTATCACCGACAACCCAGTCTGATACGTAGTGATTCTCTCCCAATGGATTCCAGTCTACAAACGTGTCCGGTATCCATACTTCGCTTTTTGTGTTTGAACGAGACATTCGGAGATACAAAGTCAACTGTCAGAGAGCCTGCAAACTCAGCAGTTTGTTAGAGAAGTCCCAGTGTGCGTGATGAGGGGGAGTTTATACTTCCTAAATCCGGGACAGTTTCGAATTGTTGCTCTGTGTGTGGTCAAAGCGTGATTTCAGCAAAAATTGTTGCGATGGGGTTTGCAAACATGCAGAAAGACTGAAAGGATCCAAATCCAAGTAAGAGTTAGAAAAATGAATGTACAACAAAGACATGAAGTTGTAACCGTGCAAAGAGATGTTAGTAAAATTTGGGTACACAATAATACAACTCGCACTATTGGCCGAGCTGCTACACAGACGACAAATACGCTAAGTGTCAACTATCAACGTAATGTAAACGTCAATTATAGGCATGACATTTTACTCCTCTGGGCTTGAGACTCAAAAGATACCCCCTACAAAAGGAAAGAGATGGTGAGAAATACTATAGCTAAACAAACTACCCGTCAAGGACTCCAAGATGTGTTCGACCTTCGACAACATATAGTCCAGGTGGTTTAGCTCAGAGTTTTCGACTTGGACAACCGCGCAGCTGCGGCGAGTAGAATGATTTGTGTAAACGAAATATAATTATACCAAAGAGGTATAGAAATATCCTAAAACAATTTGTACACACCACTGTCAGCATGACAGGTTCTGATGAACTCATTCCATGTAAATTCTTGCGTGTCCATGTCGTATGTAGACATAGAAATAATCTAAAACTTTAGTGACTAACAAGTGTCCATAGACAAACATTCTTCAGTGCCATCGCCGCTTGAAAGTTGTAGAAACTCATAGCAAAACTATCGAATTATCAGTCAGTAGAGAAAGCTCCTCGTTGTCTCTTTCCACTATCCTCACCCAAGGTCTACCCTTCTCCAACAGTTTCATTTCTATGTCTTTTCAATAGTTGTGgctgttgttaattaatgggGGTCGGTTTTGATCGTCATATTGCAGTGTTCCCTACTTCCATCTTGTAGAACACACAAATCCCACTGTGATCCACAACTTTCCAATCGTCACCAGAAAGTCGAAGTGAATTCTCTTCTGGAAGTGAAATACGAGCACGTACACCATTGCAACAGAATTTGAAGCTATCTGATGAAGATTTAATCGTAACAACTTGATAGGCAATGTTCGTAAAAACACTGCTCGCACTAGAAAGCAGAAAATACAGTACCTTGTCGACCTAGCCTTCTGGAGGtcacacgtgcatgtgcatgccaACAAAACAGTTCCGAACTTCGCCTACGTTTTCTAGGCCGCACGATCCCAAATTCTGCCGAAACCGTTTGCAATGTCTACATGCAGAACGTTAGAATCAAACGTTCCTGTACGATTTTATCCACCTTTTCCGGGTGAGTAAAATGGCAGAGCGTCTTTACCTCCAACCGATAGCGTGCGTCGGAGAACCCATATCTAGAGTATATCCAAAGGAACGTGGTCACCCACGGAGCTGGTGTGCGGAGTTGAATCTTTGGTTTTGGAATATTGCGCCACTGCCCCACCTTTGGACCGCGGAGCACCCAGTCAGATACATCTAGTTGTAGTCTCCTTGTCGATGACGCTGATCACAATCTAGAAACTCGTCTGGCAACAAACTTCACATTCTGTTGCTAAAACCGAATTCTGCATGAGATGAGATATGGAGACGGATAGTATGGTACGAGGTAGTTCGAATTGCGTAA contains:
- the LOC134191174 gene encoding uncharacterized protein LOC134191174; its protein translation is MSRSNTKSEVWIPDTFVDWNPLGENHYVSDWVVGDKMPRQCYNNPKPEDQLMYEAPWAKDAPNRRPGWGAFYEWKVEELCHCTHEDNLETIVQSDGFDLSLEFVGCPKQSLRIGFEPSRVPYYLENVGPLSWWHVFLPYDDVINVRSQEYDWKEEGSGDNQDTWKVAGFGNSGMFSCTSRYGQYCCKVTFDDMMAAYAKCMKVSIDQLLFMNGGTLAYQFEVQHNVIVATPEYKTAAWPDLLMIPPECHEYQQFSVQYDQRRGLPSSTVKMRSSTDHLNFYCNGRQRNFRKQYYQHVALAFWLPQSKSIQLPAEKCQVRIVNHEGICVRREGERRCRPDDERSAEATAMKIQTNLNDGTLKEETPWVKKVLTDNNELF